In Ornithodoros turicata isolate Travis chromosome 1, ASM3712646v1, whole genome shotgun sequence, the DNA window TGCCTGTTCAAAGTACCATATTTCCATAGTAGTTGCCGGATGGAGAATTTTTTACCCATGTACTGCTGTGCCAGATTACCATAAAATGTATGGCCAATCAAGGGACATCAGCAAGCACAAGCATGCATCGTAATTTCAATGGTGCTGCGTGAAGCAGTTCGGACTTACCGCCACCATGGGCTGTAACAAGTATTTCATGCTAACATTCGCAGTACTGTATGCAACTACATTCTCAAAAGCCGAGCATTAGGGCACTTTAGAGTCTCTACTTACGGTTGTTTGTTCCTGTGGTGTGAAACAATCTATTACACATGTTACCTATACTCCTAGTTCACTACATACAGATGGTTTTGCAACCAAAACaaatcaaaaattaaaaaatggcTGTACAAATGAGCCAAGCCAACAAACAAGTGAGATAAGCATATTCagagcatgaaaaaaaaaaaagcaacagtCAAATCTTATGCAAATTAGACACAAATTGAAATGAATACCTTTCACTGGGTGCGCCTGTAGTCCACTTAGTCTTCTCCTGAAAGAAACAAACATATTTTACAGAAACGATGTGTTGCCCTGGCACGATCTCTCAGTATGAATTGTGATATACAGCCTtttacaacagcaacaaaagggaaagaaaactaATACAATGATATGTCTCTTCACAGTTACTGCTaagttaaaggggttgggacggTTTcctagatgtggttcattacatcatggacacaTTTTGTACTGCACACCAGAATACAGAAGAACAAATAATCGTGCTTCTACGTGTCATACTCAGGGACATACAAGCCCTTGAACACAGTCCCaggcaaagcgcagacgtcagagAGACTTCtcatgcgctgcctcactggcggcggcgagggctgtgCTGTCAGAACCGCAGGAGTTTCAGTATTCgtagtgcccattttctccgcttctattacactcttcgctgtgaaacatTCAAAAGCGTGTTCACATTGGTGCAAAGAAGCGTCTTTTAAGTTTATCTGGCCCTATATATAACCTAGGATGACCtgttgcaacccctttaagTGCTGCAACTGACTTCTTAGAGAACTGTTTGGAACCCCTTCCCATACTTTGCATGAGGAATCAGCTATAAGGAAACACACTACATGTACGTAGTATAACCAAATTTGCCAGACAGAAATTTTTTAACATGAAGCAAAGCTGTCACACAGCACAGCATGGTCAGTCACAAAGTTAAAGGAAGTGCTCAGAGCAGCAGCTTCAAATACTTTCTTTTCCTCCTAGATGTTCTTAGTGCAAGGACTTATATATCAGTCTCAAGGGCACTTCAAAGGGGAAGAAAATCACCTTGACttgctcaatttttttcttgtcttccTGGAAGGAAAGAGGTGCAACACATCACTGAATGCAATCTGCACAGAGGGCAAGGGCTGCATACTAAAGGCTTCCAAGTAAGTTGGAAATGGAAGAACATGAATAGGAACATGACCACTACAAACAGCTGTAACTAATCCCTCTTACTTCACAGAGTTCTCCAATCTGGTACTGCTTCATGAGTTCCCTGGCATCAGTTGAATGACCTACATCTTCAAATGCTTCGGTTGCATGTTTTCCTGTAATAACACTTGCAATAATCACTAATGAAGTGTGCAAATGGATGTAACTATTCTGGTCATCAGAGGTTCTCTGATTATCAATGTGTGGAAGACATGGTCATACCAGCTTGTTCCAAAAGAACTTCTTCCCCGCCAGGATGCTAGATAAAGACAGGGCAGAACTATGTGAGGTTCCCCACAATCTTTTTTTGTACAGTTCCATCACAATTTAGTCACCACATTGTTGTAGTCTACGAGACCTAATAATAGATCAAGTCAAAACCTTGATGTACGACTTCGTATGACCAGAATGACCACAGTAGTCGAACAGGCCAACTTAAACAGTCAATACACATAAGGTTTCTAGTGTTCATAACACTATGTCGGCCATTACCTGCTTCTTACCTCCATGTATAGACTTAATGACACCCTTAAAAATGCAATGGGAAGAAGTGCACAGCTGAAGTTCACAGCTATTGGCTGCCTTATAGAACAGTTGTAAGTCCTAAGATCTATTATAACAAAATGATACAGAATATGAAAGTATATACCACCAAAATAATGTTAGCAGCTGTAATATCAATATATTCAAGCAAAATTCACCCACATTGTAACTTACAACTGTTGGGATACAGCCTACTTAAATGTCTATCAATTGCAGTACAACATATGTATTGATGTAACGCATATTTATGTGAGGGACATACACCAGTTAGAAGCTATGGTATGGGTGTCACACTTTGTGAGCGATCCCCTCACTTCTTATTCTCCCTCGTCCTCCTCGGTGCCCTACAAATTTATATCTGTACTACCTGCCAATATACGTAGGGTCATATTTCTTCTCCGAACTGTAATCTAGCATGACAGCACTGTTTTAAGCACAAAATAGGCAACTGCAGATACATTTCGCCATTTACATGTTTATGCCAAGATTCACTTTAAAGAGCCGCCCTTCAATCAGGTTTGAACTGTCCAGCAGCCCCGGGGGACAGTTGGGAATGCACCTTTGCCCATTCAAATTCTCCAGTAAAGGCCTCACCTATCAGGTGTAGTGATATCCTTCAGAAGAGGAATTGATAGGAGGTGTGTAAAACCAGGTATCAGTACTAAGCTGACGAGGTACAAATGACGTCTATCTGTTCTATTCCTCATGTAATATTATCAGAATGCATTCACATCACGCTCTTTGTACCAAAATAGCAACTAAACTTGTTTTGACACACAAAATAGCGCGCTCTACGAATACAAAAGGCTCGCACGCCTGCTTGTAAGTGAACTTATTACAGGCCCAATACTCACACACACTATGAAATGCACTTTCAGTACGCACCTCCAAGAGGCTGTTTTACCTCAGTTTTATCGCTACATTCCTGCCACTTAAACCCGCAAATGAGCATGAAAAAGGAGTATCTGTGCAACTGATAAGCCAGTCGTGGAAGTCATTTTGTGGCCAAACGATAGAGGGAAACAAGCCGAATTTCACACCGACAAAAAGCACTGACTAGAGCTGAGACTATTTGGAAGTGGTTTACACCACGCCCATGTGTTACAGAACATGCAATTTCGTGTCGCTTTGCTTGGAGCGAAGCTTGGAGAAACGGTAGTTCCTGGGGTGGCGAGCGCTAACCTTGCCACAAAGCAAGTTTTACACTTTCTCCAACTTCCTTGTAGAGTACCGCGCTATTGCACTTTTTCCTTGGACAGAACGCTGTAGCACAAAAGGCACTGACGCAAAGGGCCAGTTTCTACGGGAAGACCGATTACCACACAATCACATGCAATCACAATCGTGCCTAAGGCGCAGGAAATGCTCGATTATCATCAATTTGAAGCTACACGATGCGGGAAAGAGTCGGCATGACAAAAACTGATAAAATTTGTTAGGGCAAGTGATCCATGAATCACCGGCTCACTAGGAGTTTCGAAATCCCACAGAGTTCTGTAATTCCCAAAGCCATTCGAGGAGAGCTTACCTCATCCATGAACTTCGTTACATCGTACACAgaattatgaattaataaccaagCAGAGTTCTTCTCGTTGTGCTTTTCAATGTCCGCCAAAGTGAAAACTTTCTTGGTAGCAGCCATCAAGATGAATTTGACTGGTTCACGATTTATCAACCACGAACCTTAAACCCGCAATTTGTGCCACACGACACGACTCCCTACTCTAGCAACTACAATCCTAAGGTACAACCAGTACAACTGGCACAACCGGGTACAATTGCAacaattggagctgttcaaacGTTGTTGGCTAATGCTAGAGCTAGTGCTTTGCCTGCTGCGCCACGTGGTGTCGGTAACAGAAAGTAGTCAATCTTAGTTACTTAGTTCCTGAACCTAAACCCTTTTGAGACAGGACGTGCGCTTGTTCAAGCACCTCAGGTATGTCGTCTGAATATCACTGGGTACAGTGGTACAATACAGTCTCAAGCTCTGTTTTACGCTGTTCACCAATTGTCCCTCTAGTGTCCGCATCCTTCGCTCCCGCTCTCGTAGATGGCGCTTGGTGCTTGCAGTGTGCTCTGCTTCTATTTTTCTAGCTATCAGCTTCTACTCTATCACTGCGCTCTGCTTCCGGCGGCC includes these proteins:
- the LOC135377786 gene encoding cytochrome b5-like isoform X2, whose amino-acid sequence is MAATKKVFTLADIEKHNEKNSAWLLIHNSVYDVTKFMDEHPGGEEVLLEQAGKHATEAFEDVGHSTDARELMKQYQIGELCEEDKKKIEQVKEKTKWTTGAPSESSWMSWLIPVGVAAAASILYRLFLSYSQRQ
- the LOC135377786 gene encoding cytochrome b5-like isoform X1 — translated: MAATKKVFTLADIEKHNEKNSAWLLIHNSVYDVTKFMDEHPGGEEVLLEQAGKHATEAFEDVGHSTDARELMKQYQIGELCEEDKKKIEQVKEKTKWTTGAPSESSSWMSWLIPVGVAAAASILYRLFLSYSQRQ